One window from the genome of Kiritimatiellia bacterium encodes:
- the rpoB gene encoding DNA-directed RNA polymerase subunit beta, with protein MAERIKYGKLASVIDLPDLIEIQTNSYRDFLQKDVPPTRRKLVGLQAVFKEVFPIESYDGQIAIEFVKYEIADPKTSPLECLREGVSYSAPLYVTFRLRENKEMREEDVYMGEVPLITEPGTFIINGAERVVVSQLHRSPGICFEQTIHPNGSVLYSFRIIPDRGSWIEVQFDTSDLLQIYLDRKKRRRKFLATTFLRALGYGTDDELLGLFYTFEKLSLKEMPDEAALANRVVHDDVIDADSKTILARRYEPVTKDLVRQMKAAGFTSVDVVDVSWDEGVFLKSVQKDGTRSNEDALKDIYHKLRPGDPPTVSNARQLIKRIFFDPRRYDLGRVGRYKMQQKLGMDKDRDSRILEKEDLLAAIRYLINLKKGEGTVDDIDHLGSRRVRTVGELIENQCRLGLARTERLVRERMTIFDTQTEKLTPQKLINPKALAAVIRDFFGRSQLSQFMDQTNPLAEMTHKRRLSALGPGGLSRERAGFEVRDVHSSHYGRICPIETPEGPNIGLISSLSMYARVNEFGFIESPYRKVVSGRVTDQVEYLTADQEETFIIAQANAALDDRGRFTAESVSVRYRGEFIEVPPEKIHYMDVSPKQLVSVAAGLIPFLEHDDANRALMGSNMQRQAVPLLVTERPYVATGIEERVARDSRVMLLATERGKVAYVSAEKIVVSKDGEMPTRKTPKDEYQEYGLRKFMRSNAGTCVNQKPIVEIGQVVKKGDVLADGPGTAQGELALGRNVLVGFMPWCGYNFEDAILISEKLVREDVFTSIHIEEFECGARDTKLGPEEITRDIPNVGEEALKNLGHDGVVRVGAEVKPGDILVGKITPKSETELAPEERLLRAIFGEKAADVRDTSLTVPSGTYGIVMDVKVSARKEIQRTKLTPGERRKQMKGIQEEYKEKKQQLTEDLTEALSNILLGEKIPLDVVNMETGEVIIPANRKITKTLLRKLAAASQHIEIDPSPIQQKIQSIINEFSHKFSDLELEQERAQDRLESGDDLDAGIIKQVKVYVASKKKLSVGDKMAGRHGNKGVIARIVPEEDMPFLPDGTPVEIVLNPLGVPSRMNVGQVLETHLARACQLLGYHVETPVFDGVPEKRVREMLNEAGLPTDGKTVLYDGRTGEPFDQRVVVGNIYMMKLHHLVSDKIHARAVGPYSLVTQQPLGGKAQYGGQRFGEMEVWAMEAYGAAYALQELLTVKSDDVLGRTRIYESIVKGENTLEAGMPESFNVLMKEMQSLVLDVRVQRKQE; from the coding sequence ATGGCTGAACGAATAAAATACGGCAAGCTGGCCAGCGTGATCGATCTCCCGGATCTGATCGAGATCCAGACGAATTCGTACCGGGACTTCCTCCAGAAGGACGTCCCGCCGACCCGCCGCAAGCTCGTGGGCTTGCAGGCGGTGTTCAAGGAGGTCTTCCCGATCGAGAGCTACGACGGGCAGATCGCCATCGAGTTCGTGAAGTACGAGATCGCCGATCCGAAGACGTCCCCCCTGGAATGTCTGCGGGAGGGGGTGTCGTATTCCGCGCCCCTCTACGTGACGTTCCGCCTCCGCGAGAACAAGGAGATGCGGGAGGAAGACGTCTACATGGGCGAGGTCCCGCTGATCACCGAGCCCGGCACGTTCATCATCAACGGCGCCGAGCGCGTGGTCGTCAGCCAGTTGCACCGGTCGCCGGGGATCTGCTTCGAGCAGACGATCCACCCGAACGGCTCGGTGCTCTACTCGTTCCGCATCATCCCGGACCGCGGCTCGTGGATCGAGGTGCAGTTCGACACCTCGGACCTGCTGCAGATCTACCTCGACCGCAAGAAGCGGCGCCGCAAGTTCCTGGCCACGACGTTCCTGCGCGCCCTGGGCTACGGCACCGACGACGAGTTGCTCGGCCTGTTCTACACCTTCGAAAAGCTGTCCCTCAAGGAGATGCCCGACGAGGCCGCGCTCGCGAACCGCGTCGTGCACGACGACGTCATCGACGCGGACTCGAAGACCATCCTCGCCCGGCGCTACGAGCCGGTGACCAAGGACCTGGTCCGCCAGATGAAGGCCGCCGGGTTCACGAGCGTGGACGTGGTGGACGTGTCCTGGGACGAGGGCGTCTTCCTCAAGAGCGTGCAGAAGGACGGCACGCGCTCCAACGAGGACGCGCTGAAGGACATCTACCACAAGCTGCGCCCCGGCGACCCCCCGACCGTGTCCAACGCCCGCCAGCTCATCAAGCGCATCTTCTTCGACCCGCGCCGGTACGACCTGGGCCGCGTGGGGCGGTACAAGATGCAGCAGAAGCTCGGCATGGACAAGGACCGCGACTCGCGCATCCTGGAGAAGGAAGACCTCCTCGCCGCGATCCGCTACCTCATCAACCTGAAGAAGGGCGAGGGGACGGTGGACGACATCGACCACCTCGGCAGCCGGCGCGTCCGGACCGTGGGCGAGTTGATCGAGAACCAGTGCCGCCTGGGCCTGGCCCGCACCGAGCGGCTGGTCCGCGAGCGCATGACGATCTTCGACACGCAGACCGAGAAGCTGACGCCGCAGAAGCTGATCAACCCGAAGGCCCTGGCCGCGGTGATCCGCGATTTCTTCGGGCGCAGCCAGCTCTCGCAGTTCATGGACCAGACCAACCCGCTGGCCGAGATGACCCACAAGCGGCGCTTGAGCGCCCTCGGGCCGGGCGGCTTGAGCCGCGAGCGCGCGGGCTTCGAGGTCCGCGACGTGCATTCGAGCCACTACGGGCGTATCTGCCCGATCGAGACGCCGGAAGGGCCGAACATCGGCCTGATCTCGTCCTTGAGCATGTACGCCCGGGTGAACGAGTTCGGGTTCATTGAGAGCCCCTACCGCAAGGTCGTCAGCGGCCGGGTCACCGACCAGGTGGAGTACCTGACGGCGGACCAGGAGGAGACGTTCATCATCGCCCAGGCCAACGCGGCGCTGGACGACCGGGGCCGCTTCACGGCGGAGTCCGTGTCGGTGCGCTACCGGGGGGAGTTCATCGAGGTGCCGCCGGAGAAGATCCATTACATGGACGTTTCGCCGAAGCAGCTCGTCAGCGTGGCGGCGGGCCTGATCCCGTTCCTGGAGCACGACGACGCCAACCGCGCGCTGATGGGCTCCAACATGCAGCGCCAGGCGGTCCCGCTGCTGGTCACCGAGCGGCCCTACGTGGCCACGGGGATCGAGGAGCGCGTGGCGCGCGACTCGCGCGTCATGCTGCTGGCGACCGAGCGCGGCAAGGTGGCGTACGTCTCCGCGGAGAAGATCGTCGTCTCGAAGGACGGCGAGATGCCCACGCGCAAGACCCCGAAGGACGAATACCAGGAGTACGGCCTGCGCAAGTTCATGCGGTCCAACGCCGGGACCTGCGTCAACCAGAAGCCGATCGTCGAGATCGGGCAGGTGGTCAAGAAGGGCGACGTGCTGGCGGACGGGCCGGGGACGGCCCAGGGCGAACTGGCCCTGGGGCGCAACGTCCTGGTCGGGTTCATGCCGTGGTGCGGCTACAATTTCGAGGACGCCATCCTGATCAGCGAGAAGCTGGTCCGCGAGGACGTCTTCACCTCGATCCACATCGAGGAGTTCGAGTGCGGGGCGCGCGACACCAAGCTCGGGCCCGAGGAAATCACGCGCGACATCCCGAACGTGGGCGAGGAGGCGCTGAAGAACCTCGGCCACGACGGCGTGGTGCGCGTCGGCGCCGAGGTCAAGCCGGGCGACATCCTGGTCGGCAAGATCACGCCCAAGAGCGAGACCGAGCTGGCCCCGGAGGAGCGCCTGCTGCGCGCCATCTTCGGCGAGAAGGCCGCGGACGTGCGCGACACGTCGCTGACCGTCCCGAGCGGCACCTACGGCATCGTCATGGACGTCAAGGTCTCGGCCCGCAAGGAGATCCAGCGGACCAAGCTTACGCCCGGCGAGCGCCGCAAGCAGATGAAGGGCATCCAGGAGGAGTATAAGGAGAAGAAGCAGCAGCTGACCGAGGACCTGACCGAGGCCTTGAGCAACATCCTCCTGGGCGAGAAGATCCCGCTCGACGTCGTGAACATGGAGACCGGGGAGGTCATCATCCCGGCCAACCGGAAGATCACCAAGACGCTGCTGCGCAAGCTGGCGGCGGCGAGCCAGCACATCGAGATCGACCCGAGCCCGATCCAGCAGAAGATCCAGAGCATCATCAACGAGTTCAGCCACAAGTTCTCCGACCTCGAGCTGGAGCAGGAGCGGGCGCAGGACCGGCTGGAGAGCGGGGACGACCTGGACGCGGGGATCATCAAGCAGGTCAAGGTCTACGTGGCCAGCAAGAAGAAGCTGTCCGTGGGCGACAAGATGGCCGGCCGGCACGGCAACAAGGGCGTGATCGCCCGGATCGTGCCCGAGGAGGACATGCCGTTCCTGCCGGACGGGACGCCCGTGGAGATCGTGCTCAACCCGCTGGGCGTGCCCTCCCGCATGAACGTGGGGCAGGTGCTCGAGACGCACCTCGCGCGGGCCTGCCAGCTTCTCGGCTACCACGTCGAGACCCCGGTCTTCGACGGCGTGCCCGAGAAGCGCGTCCGCGAGATGCTCAACGAGGCGGGGTTGCCGACCGACGGCAAGACCGTGCTCTACGACGGCCGGACCGGCGAGCCCTTCGACCAGCGCGTCGTGGTCGGCAACATCTACATGATGAAGCTGCACCATCTCGTGAGCGACAAGATCCACGCCCGCGCGGTCGGCCCGTACTCGCTGGTCACCCAGCAGCCGCTGGGCGGCAAGGCGCAGTACGGCGGCCAGCGCTTCGGCGAAATGGAAGTCTGGGCGATGGAGGCCTACGGCGCCGCCTACGCGCTGCAGGAGCTGCTGACGGTCAAGAGCGATGACGTGCTCGGCCGGACGCGGATCTACGAGTCCATCGTCAAGGGCGAGAACACCCTCGAGGCGGGGATGCCGGAGTCCTTTAACGTGTTGATGAAGGAAATGCAGAGTCTGGTGCTCGACGTGCGGGTCCAGCGGAAGCAGGAGTAG
- the rpoC gene encoding DNA-directed RNA polymerase subunit beta' yields MVQNTNIGGLLGPETSTGFDFATIHLASPEVIRSWSKGEVKNPETINYRTFKPEKGGLFCERIFGPSKDWECSCGKFKRIKHKGVICDRCGVEVAQARVRRERMGHIELAVPVSHIWFFKCTPSRMGLVLDITGRELERVLYYEDYIVVDPGNTPLKEKQLLSEMEYREAQDKYGDAFVAKMGAEGIRDLMKRLDLDEALDALDAEMEGTRSKQTRKKLTKRMKVLEAFRANHTRPEWMILEVLPVIPPDLRPLVPLEGGRFATSDLNDLYRRVINRNNRLKNLLQLKTPDVIIRNEKRMLQEAVDALFDNGRHGRAVTGAGNRPLKSLSDMLRGKQGRFRQNLLGKRVDYSGRSVIVIGPELGLHQCGLPKKMALVLFEPFIIRRLKEMNVVHTVRSAKKMIEREVDQVWDILDEVTRGHTVMLNRAPTLHRLSIQSFEPVLIEGEAIRIHPLVCTAYNADFDGDQMAVHVPLSVEAQLESRLLMLAPNNIFSPSSGKPITTPTQDITLGCYYLTIESQQDRLRARRAAPTGEVEHLPLFNDVMEVHTAYDEKAVRIHDRIRFRNPDCRRETRYGNAKVSVITTTVGRVFFNEVWPESLGFYNNPVGKKRLEELIWRCYQIAGHEETVRVLDRLKALGFEHATLAGISIGMEDMIVPKEKAQIVEGAHRQIAEVEVQYRKGVITDGERYNKIVDIWTHATDETSAAMFRAIEFNEGRNDVNPLFMMVDSGARGNRQQIRQLAGMRGLMAKPSGEIMEQPILSNFREGLSVLEYFISTHGARKGLADTALKTADSGYMTRKLVDVAQDMIIVEQDCNTLNGIEVTSIYEGDEELVPMAARILGRTAVDDVRDPRNGEIVVAAGQEIDERAVEIIGQAGLEKIKIRSLLTCESRQGICARCYGRNLATGRSIALGEAAGIIAAQSIGEPGTQLTMRTFHIGGSASSVFKQPQLIAKHDGVIRYNDLRTVQALDGSFIVLNKNGAVSVYNHEGRELERYNAVIGAVIAVADGGSVKKGQSFVKWDPYSVPILSEQTGTVDFHDFIDGVTVRREMDESTKLEGTVVMEHKEDLHPQLVLRDPDNREKVLSYYSIPSGAHVMVKKGDKVVAGAMLAKTPRKVVRTKDITGGLPRVAELFEARRPKDAAEIAKIDGLVEFAGMVRGRRKLIVRDPATGDQEEHLIPMGKHVVVFQGDHVRKGQQLTEGPVVPQEVLEVCGPQELQEYLVNEVQEVYRLQGVEINDKHIEIIVRQMLRKVRITEPGDTDFLWGEQVEKHLFQEVNQKAVAEGKRPAEASPVLLGITKASLETESFISAASFQDTTRVLTDAATLGRVDALRGFKENVIMGHVIPAGTGFGMYRQLKLVPLGEPISVEEWRGEDIFGPKKTPETTNAT; encoded by the coding sequence ATGGTTCAGAACACGAACATCGGCGGCCTGCTGGGGCCGGAGACGTCCACCGGGTTTGACTTCGCCACGATTCACCTGGCCTCCCCCGAGGTCATCCGCTCCTGGAGCAAGGGCGAGGTGAAGAACCCGGAGACCATCAACTACCGCACCTTCAAGCCCGAGAAGGGCGGCCTGTTTTGCGAGCGCATCTTCGGGCCCAGCAAGGACTGGGAGTGCAGCTGCGGCAAGTTCAAGCGGATCAAGCACAAGGGCGTGATCTGCGACCGCTGCGGCGTCGAAGTCGCCCAGGCGCGCGTGCGCCGCGAACGGATGGGGCACATCGAGCTGGCCGTGCCCGTCTCGCACATCTGGTTCTTCAAATGCACGCCGAGCCGCATGGGCCTGGTGCTGGACATCACGGGCCGCGAGCTGGAGCGCGTGCTCTACTACGAGGACTACATCGTGGTGGACCCCGGCAACACCCCGCTCAAGGAAAAGCAGCTGTTGAGCGAGATGGAGTACCGCGAGGCCCAGGACAAGTACGGCGACGCGTTCGTCGCCAAGATGGGCGCCGAGGGTATCCGCGACCTGATGAAGCGCCTGGACCTCGACGAGGCCCTGGACGCGCTCGACGCCGAGATGGAAGGCACCCGCAGCAAGCAGACCCGCAAGAAGCTGACCAAGCGGATGAAGGTCCTCGAGGCCTTCCGCGCCAACCATACGCGGCCCGAGTGGATGATCCTGGAAGTCCTGCCCGTGATCCCGCCGGACCTGCGGCCGCTGGTTCCGCTGGAAGGCGGCCGCTTCGCGACCTCGGACCTCAACGATCTCTACCGCCGCGTGATCAACCGCAACAACCGGTTGAAGAACCTGCTCCAGCTCAAGACGCCGGACGTCATCATTCGGAACGAGAAGCGCATGCTGCAGGAGGCCGTGGACGCCCTGTTTGACAACGGCCGGCACGGCCGCGCCGTTACCGGCGCGGGCAACCGCCCCCTGAAGTCGCTCTCCGACATGCTCCGCGGCAAGCAGGGCCGGTTCCGCCAGAACCTGCTCGGCAAGCGCGTGGACTATTCCGGCCGCTCGGTGATCGTCATCGGCCCCGAGCTCGGTCTGCACCAGTGCGGCCTGCCGAAGAAAATGGCGCTGGTGTTGTTCGAGCCGTTCATCATCCGCCGCCTGAAGGAGATGAACGTCGTCCACACGGTCCGCAGCGCCAAGAAGATGATCGAGCGCGAGGTGGACCAGGTGTGGGACATCCTGGACGAGGTGACGCGCGGGCACACGGTCATGCTGAACCGCGCCCCGACGCTGCACCGGCTGTCCATCCAGTCCTTCGAGCCCGTCCTGATCGAGGGCGAGGCCATCCGCATCCATCCGCTGGTCTGCACCGCCTACAACGCCGACTTTGACGGCGACCAGATGGCCGTGCACGTCCCGCTCTCCGTCGAGGCGCAGCTCGAGTCGCGCCTGCTCATGCTGGCGCCGAACAACATCTTCTCGCCGTCCAGCGGAAAGCCGATCACGACGCCGACCCAGGACATCACGCTGGGCTGCTACTACCTGACGATCGAGTCGCAGCAGGACCGCCTGCGCGCCCGCCGCGCCGCGCCGACCGGCGAGGTCGAGCACCTGCCCCTGTTCAACGACGTCATGGAAGTGCACACGGCCTACGACGAGAAGGCCGTGCGGATCCACGACCGCATCCGTTTCCGGAACCCGGACTGCCGCCGCGAGACGCGCTACGGCAACGCGAAGGTCTCGGTCATCACGACCACCGTCGGCCGCGTGTTCTTCAACGAGGTCTGGCCGGAATCGCTGGGCTTCTATAACAACCCGGTCGGCAAGAAGCGCCTGGAGGAGCTCATCTGGCGCTGCTACCAGATCGCCGGCCACGAGGAGACCGTCCGGGTGCTGGACCGCCTGAAGGCCCTCGGCTTCGAGCACGCGACGCTCGCGGGCATTTCCATCGGAATGGAAGACATGATCGTGCCGAAGGAGAAGGCGCAGATCGTGGAGGGCGCGCACCGGCAGATCGCGGAAGTCGAGGTGCAGTACCGCAAGGGCGTCATTACCGACGGCGAGCGCTATAACAAGATCGTCGACATCTGGACCCACGCCACGGACGAGACGTCCGCGGCCATGTTCCGCGCCATCGAGTTCAACGAGGGCCGCAACGACGTGAACCCGCTGTTCATGATGGTGGACTCCGGCGCGCGCGGCAACCGCCAGCAGATCCGCCAGCTCGCCGGCATGCGCGGCCTGATGGCCAAGCCCTCCGGCGAAATCATGGAGCAGCCCATTCTGTCCAACTTCCGCGAGGGGTTGAGCGTGCTGGAGTACTTCATCAGCACGCACGGCGCGCGCAAGGGCCTGGCCGACACCGCCCTGAAGACCGCCGACTCGGGCTACATGACCCGCAAGCTGGTGGACGTGGCGCAGGACATGATCATCGTCGAGCAGGACTGCAACACGCTCAACGGCATCGAGGTCACCTCGATTTACGAGGGCGACGAGGAACTCGTGCCGATGGCCGCCCGCATCCTCGGCCGGACGGCCGTGGACGACGTGCGCGACCCGCGCAACGGCGAGATCGTCGTGGCCGCGGGGCAGGAGATCGACGAGCGCGCGGTCGAGATCATCGGCCAGGCGGGCCTGGAGAAGATCAAGATCCGCAGCCTGCTGACCTGCGAGTCGCGGCAGGGCATCTGCGCCCGCTGCTACGGCCGCAACCTGGCCACCGGCCGGTCCATCGCGCTCGGCGAGGCCGCCGGCATCATCGCCGCGCAGTCGATCGGCGAGCCCGGCACGCAGCTGACGATGCGGACCTTCCACATCGGCGGCAGCGCGAGCTCGGTGTTCAAGCAGCCCCAGTTGATCGCGAAGCACGACGGCGTGATCCGCTACAACGACCTGCGCACGGTGCAGGCGCTGGACGGCAGCTTCATCGTGCTCAACAAGAACGGCGCGGTCAGCGTCTACAACCACGAGGGCCGCGAGTTGGAGCGCTACAACGCCGTCATCGGCGCCGTCATCGCCGTCGCGGACGGCGGGTCCGTGAAGAAGGGCCAGAGCTTCGTCAAGTGGGACCCCTACAGCGTGCCCATCCTGTCCGAGCAGACGGGCACCGTGGACTTCCACGATTTCATCGACGGCGTCACCGTGCGCCGCGAGATGGACGAGTCCACGAAGCTCGAGGGCACCGTGGTCATGGAGCACAAGGAAGACCTCCACCCGCAGCTCGTGCTGCGCGACCCGGACAACCGGGAGAAGGTCTTGAGCTACTACTCCATCCCGTCGGGCGCGCACGTGATGGTCAAGAAGGGCGACAAGGTCGTCGCCGGCGCCATGCTGGCCAAGACGCCCCGGAAGGTCGTCCGCACCAAGGACATCACCGGCGGCCTGCCGCGCGTGGCCGAGCTGTTCGAGGCGCGCCGCCCGAAGGACGCCGCCGAGATCGCCAAGATCGACGGGCTGGTCGAGTTCGCGGGCATGGTCCGCGGCCGCCGCAAGCTGATCGTGCGCGACCCGGCGACGGGCGACCAGGAGGAGCACCTGATCCCGATGGGCAAGCACGTCGTGGTCTTCCAGGGCGACCACGTCCGGAAGGGGCAGCAGTTGACGGAAGGTCCCGTGGTCCCGCAGGAGGTGCTCGAGGTCTGCGGCCCGCAGGAGCTCCAGGAATACCTCGTCAACGAGGTCCAGGAGGTCTACCGGCTGCAGGGCGTCGAGATCAACGACAAGCACATCGAGATCATCGTCCGCCAGATGCTGCGCAAGGTGCGCATCACCGAGCCGGGCGACACCGATTTCCTCTGGGGCGAGCAGGTGGAGAAGCACCTCTTCCAGGAGGTCAACCAGAAGGCCGTGGCCGAGGGCAAGCGCCCGGCGGAAGCGTCGCCGGTGCTGTTGGGCATCACCAAGGCCTCGCTCGAGACCGAGAGCTTCATCTCCGCCGCGTCGTTCCAGGACACGACCCGGGTCCTGACGGATGCCGCGACGCTGGGCCGCGTGGACGCGCTCCGCGGGTTCAAGGAGAACGTGATCATGGGCCACGTCATCCCCGCGGGCACGGGCTTCGGGATGTACCGGCAGCTCAAGCTGGTGCCGCTCGGCGAGCCGATCTCGGTGGAGGAGTGGCGGGGCGAGGATATTTTTGGGCCCAAGAAAACGCCGGAGACGACGAACGCGACATGA
- the rpsL gene encoding 30S ribosomal protein S12, with protein MPTINQLVKKGRRPPKFKSKSPALRECPQRRGVCLLVKTMTPKKPNSALRKVARVRLTNGEEVTAYIPGVGHNLQEHSMVLVRGGRVKDLPGVRYHIIRGTLDCLGVDTRRRGRSKYGAKTPKQ; from the coding sequence ATGCCGACGATCAACCAGTTGGTGAAGAAAGGGCGGCGGCCCCCGAAGTTCAAAAGCAAGTCGCCGGCCCTGCGGGAATGCCCGCAGCGCCGCGGGGTCTGCCTGCTCGTGAAGACCATGACGCCCAAGAAGCCGAACTCCGCGCTGCGCAAGGTCGCCCGCGTGCGCCTGACCAACGGCGAGGAAGTCACGGCGTACATCCCGGGCGTCGGGCACAATCTGCAGGAGCACAGCATGGTCCTGGTGCGCGGCGGCCGCGTGAAGGACCTGCCGGGCGTCCGGTACCATATCATCCGGGGCACGCTGGATTGTCTCGGCGTGGACACCCGCCGGCGCGGCCGTTCCAAGTACGGCGCCAAGACACCTAAACAGTAG
- the rpsG gene encoding 30S ribosomal protein S7, whose translation MARRRRAQKRKTLPDPRYRSLLVATVINSLMERGKRSTAERIVYDALEQIRAAGNEDPLAVFTQAIDNVKPRLEVKSRRVGGATYQVPVEVAADRQVSLALRWIIDFSKGRKGVAMNRALALEVLEAFKNQGNAIKKRDDTHKMAQANKAFAHYRW comes from the coding sequence ATGGCCAGAAGGCGAAGGGCACAAAAACGCAAGACGCTGCCGGATCCCCGGTATCGCAGCCTCCTCGTGGCGACGGTCATCAACAGCCTGATGGAGCGGGGCAAGCGGTCCACCGCGGAGCGGATCGTCTATGACGCGCTGGAGCAGATCCGCGCGGCCGGCAACGAGGACCCGCTGGCGGTCTTCACGCAGGCGATCGACAACGTCAAGCCGCGGCTCGAGGTCAAGTCCCGCCGCGTCGGCGGCGCGACCTACCAGGTCCCGGTCGAGGTCGCCGCGGACCGGCAGGTCAGCCTGGCCCTCCGCTGGATCATCGATTTCTCGAAGGGGCGAAAGGGCGTCGCGATGAACCGCGCGCTGGCCCTCGAGGTGCTCGAGGCGTTCAAGAACCAGGGCAACGCGATCAAGAAGCGCGACGACACGCACAAGATGGCGCAGGCGAACAAGGCCTTTGCGCACTATCGCTGGTAG
- the fusA gene encoding elongation factor G: MGTVVEQSRERKEQQAGREAPGRRRSLPLLRNIGIIAHIDAGKTTVTERMLYYTGRVYKMGEVHEGTATMDWMIQEQERGITITSAATTCFWRDHQVNILDTPGHIDFTVEVQRSLRVLDGAIGVFCGVGGVQPQSETVWHQAQKFGVPRLAFVNKLDRAGADFDAVVRQMRERLAAPAVPVQIPWGREESFRGLVDLLRMRALDFDADSLGARVVECDIPAELAAAAEKARLALVEAVADKDEEVMRAFMENMDVPAETLRAGLRRATLAGALVPVLGGAALRNRGIQPLLDAVVDYLPSPLDVPAVQGHHPRSNEAETRETSDLVPLSALAFKIATDPYVGRLAFVRVYSGLLKKGQNVFNPRTRTRERLGRLVLLHANHREDVEALYAGEIGGVAAIKQITTGDTLCAEQKPIALERIEFPEPVMAMAIEPRTAADRAKLAETLASLSEEDPTFKVATDAETGQTIIKGMGELHLEIIRDRMLREFKVQANAGKPMVAYRETIRAAARAEQLFQREIGGHGQYGHVVIELEPRERASGNEIEFEVSANDIPNSFREAVEQGLQDGLLTGVVGNYPLTDVRVRVVGGSFHPVDSSEVGYRTASVLALREAALQAQPTLLEPIMKMEIITPEEFLGDVLGDVNSRRGQVREMEAREGVQIVRAEVPLAELFGYTTSLRSLSKGRASCSMEPYQFETVPDSLQKSILNR; this comes from the coding sequence ATGGGCACCGTGGTCGAACAGTCCAGAGAGCGGAAGGAGCAGCAGGCCGGGCGCGAGGCGCCGGGCCGCCGCCGCTCCCTGCCGCTGCTCCGCAATATCGGCATCATCGCCCATATCGACGCGGGCAAGACCACGGTCACCGAGCGCATGCTCTACTACACCGGCCGCGTCTACAAGATGGGCGAGGTGCACGAGGGCACGGCGACGATGGACTGGATGATCCAGGAGCAGGAGCGCGGGATCACCATCACCAGCGCCGCAACGACCTGTTTCTGGCGAGACCACCAGGTCAACATCCTCGACACGCCGGGCCACATCGACTTCACGGTCGAGGTGCAGCGTTCGCTGCGGGTGCTCGACGGCGCCATCGGCGTCTTCTGCGGCGTCGGCGGCGTCCAGCCCCAGTCCGAGACCGTTTGGCACCAGGCCCAGAAGTTCGGCGTGCCCCGGCTCGCCTTCGTCAACAAGCTTGACCGCGCGGGCGCCGATTTCGACGCCGTGGTGCGCCAGATGCGCGAGCGCCTGGCCGCGCCCGCCGTCCCGGTGCAGATCCCCTGGGGCCGCGAGGAGTCGTTCCGCGGGCTCGTGGACCTGCTCCGCATGCGCGCGCTGGACTTCGACGCCGATTCCCTCGGCGCCCGGGTCGTCGAGTGCGACATCCCGGCCGAACTGGCCGCCGCCGCCGAGAAGGCGCGCCTGGCCCTCGTCGAGGCCGTCGCCGACAAGGACGAGGAGGTCATGCGGGCGTTCATGGAGAACATGGACGTCCCCGCGGAGACGCTCCGCGCCGGCCTCCGCCGCGCGACCCTGGCGGGCGCGCTGGTCCCCGTCCTGGGCGGCGCCGCCCTCCGCAACCGTGGCATCCAGCCCCTGCTCGACGCCGTCGTGGACTACCTGCCTTCCCCGCTCGATGTGCCCGCCGTCCAGGGGCACCATCCGCGCTCGAACGAGGCCGAGACCCGCGAGACCAGCGACCTGGTGCCCTTGAGCGCCCTGGCCTTCAAGATCGCCACCGACCCGTACGTCGGCCGGCTGGCCTTCGTGCGCGTGTACTCGGGGCTGCTCAAGAAGGGCCAGAACGTCTTCAACCCGCGCACCCGCACCCGCGAGCGGCTCGGGCGGCTCGTCCTGCTGCACGCCAACCACCGCGAGGACGTGGAGGCGCTGTACGCCGGCGAGATCGGCGGCGTCGCGGCGATCAAGCAGATCACGACGGGCGACACCCTCTGCGCCGAGCAGAAACCGATCGCCCTCGAGCGCATCGAGTTCCCGGAGCCCGTCATGGCCATGGCCATCGAGCCCCGCACGGCGGCCGACCGCGCGAAGCTGGCGGAGACCCTGGCCTCGCTGTCCGAGGAAGACCCGACGTTCAAGGTCGCGACGGACGCGGAGACCGGTCAGACGATCATCAAGGGCATGGGCGAACTGCACCTCGAGATCATCCGCGACCGGATGCTCCGCGAATTCAAGGTGCAGGCCAACGCCGGCAAGCCGATGGTCGCGTACCGCGAGACCATCCGGGCGGCCGCCCGCGCGGAGCAGTTGTTCCAGCGCGAGATCGGCGGGCACGGCCAGTACGGGCACGTGGTCATCGAGCTCGAGCCGCGCGAGCGGGCGTCGGGCAACGAGATTGAATTCGAAGTTTCCGCCAACGACATCCCGAACTCGTTCCGCGAGGCGGTGGAGCAGGGGCTGCAAGACGGCCTCCTGACGGGCGTCGTGGGCAACTACCCGCTGACGGACGTGCGCGTCCGCGTGGTGGGCGGCAGTTTCCATCCCGTGGATTCCAGCGAAGTCGGCTACCGGACGGCGTCGGTCCTTGCGCTGCGCGAGGCCGCGCTGCAGGCCCAGCCGACCCTGTTGGAGCCCATCATGAAAATGGAGATCATCACCCCCGAGGAATTCCTCGGCGACGTGCTCGGCGACGTCAACAGCCGGCGCGGGCAGGTGCGGGAGATGGAGGCGCGGGAGGGCGTGCAGATCGTCCGCGCCGAAGTGCCGCTGGCGGAGCTGTTCGGGTACACCACGTCGCTGCGTTCGCTTTCCAAGGGACGCGCCAGCTGCTCGATGGAGCCTTATCAATTCGAGACCGTTCCGGATTCGCTGCAGAAAAGTATCTTAAACCGGTGA